A genomic segment from Castor canadensis chromosome 1, mCasCan1.hap1v2, whole genome shotgun sequence encodes:
- the LOC109701584 gene encoding olfactory receptor 9G19, with amino-acid sequence MEKKNHTATEFILLGFTTNPVTQQVLFVVFLVMYALTLVGNCTLIILICNDSRLHTPMYFFIGNLSFLDLWLSSVYTPKILMTCISEDKSISLAGCVAQFFFSAGLDYSECYLLAAMAYDRYVAIAKPLFYSQAMPLKLCVFFVAASYLGGFINSSIITKKTFTFDFCNDNVIDDFFCDLIPLVKLACGGKEGYQALMYFLLTSNVITPIMFILASYLFIITTILRMCSTQGRLKAFSTCSSHLISVTLYYGSILYIYLRPQSSYSLDTDKIISTFYTVVFPMLNPMIYSLRNKDVKEALNKFFK; translated from the coding sequence ATggagaagaaaaatcacacagcaaCTGAGTTCATCCTGTTGGGCTTCACTACCAATCCTGTGACGCAGCAAGTCCTCTTTGTGGTGTTCCTTGTCATGTACGCATTGACTTTGGTGGGAAATTGCACCCTTATAATATTGATCTGTAATGACTCTCgcctccacacacccatgtacttttTCATTGGAAATCTATCTTTTCTTGATCTCTGGTTGTCCTCTGTCTACACTCCAAAGATCCTAATGACCTGCATCTCTGAAGACAAGAGCATCTCCTTAGCTGGCTGTGTGGCTCAGTTCTTCTTCTCTGCTGGATTGGACTATAGTGAGTGTTACCTGCTGGCTgccatggcctatgaccgctatgtggccattgCAAAGCCACTATTTTATTCTCAGGCCATGCCTTTAAAGTTATGTGTATTCTTTGTAGCAGCCTCATATCTTGGTGGTTTTATTAACTCTTCCATCATCACCAAAAAAACTTTTACCTTTGACTTCTGCAATGACAATGTCATTGATGACTTCTTCTGTGACTTGATTCCCTTGGTAAAGCTGGCCTGTGGAGGGAAAGAGGGCTACCAGGCTTTGATGTATTTCCTCCTCACTTCTAATGTCATCACTCCCATCATGTTCATCCTGGCCTCCTACCTCTTCATTATCACCACCATTTTGAGGATGTGCTCCACCCAGGGTCGCCTCAAGGCCTTCTCCACATGTTCTTCCCACCTGATCTCTGTGACCTTATACTATGGTTCTATTCTCTACATCTACCTTCGTCCCCAATCAAGCTACTCTTTGGATACAGACAAAATAATTTCTACATTTTACACTGTGGTGTTTCCCATGTTGAATCCCATGATCTATAGCCTGAGGAATAAAGATGTGAAAGAGGCTCTGAATAAATTCTTCAAATAA
- the LOC109701583 gene encoding olfactory receptor 9G4-like, giving the protein MEVGNRTILTEFILLGFSADPQWQLILFGTFLMLYLVTLLRNMTLVILIRIDSWLHTPMYFFIGGLSFLDFWYTSVYTPKILVNCVSEDKRISLSGCGAQFFFSCVAAYTECYLLAAMAYDRYVAICNPLLYSGIMSTSLCTGLVSGSYIGGFLNAIAHTANTFRLSFCGSNVIDHFFCDVLPLVKTSCTDTKMYVKILSSMVGFTVLSCLLAILISYFNILLAILRILSASGRHKAFSTCASHLVSVTLFYGSLLFMYSRPSSKYSLERDKVAALFYTIINPLLNPLIYSLRNKDVKEAFRKVTQARTEA; this is encoded by the coding sequence ATGGAAGTGGGAAATCGTACCATTCTGACTGAATTCATCTTGCTGGGCTTCTCTGCAGACCCTCAGTGGCAGCTGATTCTATTTGGAACATTTCTAATGCTCTACTTGGTAACCTTATTAAGGAACATGACCCTGGTTATCTTAATTCGAATTGATTCCTGGCTGCATACACCCATGTACTTTTTCATTGGTGGTTTGTCTTTTTTGGATTTCTGGTATACCTCTGTGTATACCCCTAAGATATTGGTCAATTGTGTCTCAGAAGATAAGCGCATTTCCTTGTCTGGATGTGgggctcagttttttttttcctgtgttgctGCCTACACTGAGTGCTATCTGCTGGCAGCCATGgcttatgaccgctatgtggctaTTTGTAACCCACTGCTTTACTCAGGTATCATGTCCACTTCTCTCTGTACTGGGCTTGTATCTGGTTCTTACATAGGAGGGTTTTTGAATGCCATAGCCCACACTGCTAACACATTCAGACTAAGTTTCTGTGGTAGTAATGTTATTGaccactttttctgtgatgtgCTCCCATTGGTAAAAACATCCTGTACAGACACCAAGATGTAcgtgaaaatcctttccagtatgGTTGGCTTCACAGTCCTCTCCTGCCTTCTTGCTATTCTCATTTCCTATTTTAATATTCTCCTGGCTATCCTGAGGATCCTCTCAGCCTCAGGAAGGCACaaggctttctccacctgtgcTTCCCACCTAGTCTCTGTCACACTGTTCTATGGATCCTTGCTCTTCATGTATTCAAGGCCCAGTTCCAAGTACTCCCTAGAAAGAGACAAAGTGGCTGCCCTGTTCTACACCATAATCAACCCATTGCTTAACCCCCTCATCTATAGCCTGAGAAACAAAGATGTCAAAGAAGCCTTCAGGAAAGTAACACAGGCCAGAACAGAAGCATGA